From bacterium:
GGGACTACTCCCACGGCCGGGTCGTGGAGCTTCTCGAAGGCGGCGAGGGGCGCATCGAACCTCCCTGCCCCCATTTCGGGCGCTGCGGCGGCTGCGACTGGCTGCACATCGCCCACCCCGTCCAGCTCCGGCTCAAGGGGAAACTGACGGCCGACCTGGCGCGCAAGAACGCCCGGCTTATTATCGAGCCCCCGCCCGTGGAGCCCTCGGAGCCCTTCGGTCACCGCGCCATCGCCCGGCTCCAGGTCGTCCGTCATTCCGGGGCGCCGGAGCTCGGGTACTACGTTCAGGGTAGTCACGAGCTCGTCGCCTGGGACGCCTGCCCCCTGTTGATGGAGCCGCTCAACGCAGCGGTGGGGGCGGTCCGTGGGATTTTAAGTAGAGATGTCAACCGGGACTGGTCGGGTCTTATCGAGGTGACCGTCGAGATGGCCGCCGGGGGCTGGGCGC
This genomic window contains:
- a CDS encoding TRAM domain-containing protein, with the protein product MTGDGLHRLRIVDVASRDGVARLEGRVVFVPFTVPGDTALIQITRETRDYSHGRVVELLEGGEGRIEPPCPHFGRCGGCDWLHIAHPVQLRLKGKLTADLARKNARLIIEPPPVEPSEPFGHRAIARLQVVRHSGAPELGYYVQGSHELVAWDACPLLMEPLNAAVGAVRGILSRDVNRDWSGLIEVTVEMAAGGWALTLGFDRNAPPDCDWSAPAGELPGLVALRVKGKNFSSAAWGGERFDTGSLGAPLSKTPGVFRQPNDAGA